A region of the Pseudarthrobacter phenanthrenivorans Sphe3 genome:
GACGACGAGAGCCTCGCCAAGCCGGACAACAGCTAAGACCTGCACAAGGACGACGGCGGCACCCACGCGGGTGCCGCCGTCGCCCTTTTTGTTGGCTCAGGAAGCGGGCGCCTGCGCCTGGATCGCAGTGATGGCCACCGTGTTCACGATGTCCTCGACGGTGCAGCCGCGCGAGAGGTCGTTGACCGGCTTGCGCAGCCCCTGCAGCACGGGTCCCACAGCCACGGCGCCCGAGCTCTGCTGCACCGCCTTGTACGTGTTGTTGCCGGTGTTCAGGTCTGGGAAGATGAACACCGTGGCCTGCCCGGCCACCGAGGACCCCGGCATTTTGGACTGCGCAATCGAGGCGTCCACCGCGGCGTCGTACTGGATAGGCCCTTCGACGGCGAGGTCCGGGCGGCGCTGGCGCACCAGTTCGGTTGCCTGCCGCACCTCGTCCACGGCTTCGCCGGAGCCGGAACCGCCCGTTGAGTAGGACAGCATGGCCACCCGCGGCTCCACGCCGAACTGTTCCGCGGTTTCAGCCGAGGCCAGGGCGATATCCGCCAGCTGCTCCACGTTGGGATCGGGATTCACGGCGCAGTCCCCGTACACCAGCACCCGGTCCGGCATGAGCATCAGGAATACCGAGGACACGATCTTCACGCCGGGGCGGGTCTTCACGAACTCCAGGGCGGGCCGGATGGTGTGCGCCGTGGTGTGCGCCGCTCCCGAGACCATCCCGTCCACCACCCCCAGCTGGACCATCATGGTGCCGAAGTAGCTGACGTCCTGCATGATTTCCAGCGCCTTCGCCAGGTCCACGCCCTTGTGTGCCCTCAGCTCGGCATACTTTTCGGCGAACTTCTGCCGCAGGTCCGAGGTGGCCGGGTCCACGATGTTGATCCCGGTGAGGTCGATGCCGTTCGCTGAGGCGAGTTCGCGGACGTCAGGTTCCGGGCCCAGGACTGTCAGGTCGCAGACGTCGCGGCGGTGCAGGATTTCCGCCGCCCGGAGGATCCGCACGTCCGTGCCTTCGGGGAGAACCACGTGCCGGCGCTGCGAGCGGGCCCTTTCGATAAGGTCATGCAGGAAGCGCAGCGGCGTCATCCGCTCAGCCCGCGGCAGGTGAAGGCGTTCCACCAGCTCGGTCTCATCAACCCGCCGGGACCACAGGCCCAGGGCGGAGGCCACTTTGCGGCGGTGCCCGGACCAGATCTCGCTCCGGACCTCCGATACCCGGCGGGCCGTGGTGTACGTGTCCTCCTTGGCGGCGAACACGGGGAACGGCGCCTGCGCCAGGAGCGGGTAGATGTTGGCGTCCGGGGCGAGCCCGCCCGTGAGGATGAGCGCGGACGCCACGGGAAACTCGGGCGAGAACGACGCCGCCAGGCAGGCCACCATCACGTCCGCGCGGTCCCCCGGCACGATGACCAGGGCACCGTCGTCGAGCACGTTCAGGAAGTTGCCAACGTTCATGGCCGCCACCTTGATGTCCTTCACGTCGCGCTCCATGTCCCGGCGCCCGGCGATCTGCCGCACGCCCAGCGCGGTGGCCACCTCGCCGGTGGTGGGGCGTGCGATCTCCTCCAGCTCAGGCAGGACGTATACGGGACGCTTGGAGGCGCCGGGCTTCACTTCCGCAGCGATGCCTTCCACGTCCTCCGGGTCCGCGCGGTTCACCAGGATGGCCAGCAGCGTGCAACGTTCAGCGGCGAGTTCCTTGCGGGCGACCTCGACAGCGGCGGCGGCCTCGGCAACAGTCAGTCCTTTGGCACCCACCACGGCCACCACGGGGGTGGCCAGGTTGTTGGCCAACCGGGCATTGAGGTCGAATTCGACGGCGGAGTCCTGGCCCACGAGGTCCGTCCCCTCCACGATCACCACGTCGCAGTGGCGTGAGATGTCAGCGAAGATCTCCACGCAGCGGGCGTCGATCTCGGCCCGGTTTCCCTCCGCCAGCAGGTTCCGGACTTCGGTGTAAGTCAGGCCGCCGCGGCACCGCTCATCCTCCAGCGCGAAGCGGGACTTCATCAGCGCCACCATGGGATCGGCCGCGGCATCCGGGCCGTGGACCACCGGCTTGAAGAAGCCGATCCTGTCCGCGTGCCGGTGCAGGGTGTCCGCCAGACCCAGGGCCACGAGTGACTTGCCCGAGCCGGGGGTGGTTGCGCTGACATAGATGCCTTTGGCCATGGTCCGCCCTTTGCTGTGCTGGTGCCGGTCCCTCCATCCTTGCACTTCGCGCCCCGCGGGATGGCACTTCACCGCAATGTCCGCCGCCTTGTCCGCCGCTACGTGCCATCTCACGGTTAGGTGCGCGCCGCGACAGTGCGTTCCTGCCCAGTTGCTTTTCCCCACACCGGGCGGCGCGCC
Encoded here:
- the pta gene encoding phosphate acetyltransferase, yielding MAKGIYVSATTPGSGKSLVALGLADTLHRHADRIGFFKPVVHGPDAAADPMVALMKSRFALEDERCRGGLTYTEVRNLLAEGNRAEIDARCVEIFADISRHCDVVIVEGTDLVGQDSAVEFDLNARLANNLATPVVAVVGAKGLTVAEAAAAVEVARKELAAERCTLLAILVNRADPEDVEGIAAEVKPGASKRPVYVLPELEEIARPTTGEVATALGVRQIAGRRDMERDVKDIKVAAMNVGNFLNVLDDGALVIVPGDRADVMVACLAASFSPEFPVASALILTGGLAPDANIYPLLAQAPFPVFAAKEDTYTTARRVSEVRSEIWSGHRRKVASALGLWSRRVDETELVERLHLPRAERMTPLRFLHDLIERARSQRRHVVLPEGTDVRILRAAEILHRRDVCDLTVLGPEPDVRELASANGIDLTGINIVDPATSDLRQKFAEKYAELRAHKGVDLAKALEIMQDVSYFGTMMVQLGVVDGMVSGAAHTTAHTIRPALEFVKTRPGVKIVSSVFLMLMPDRVLVYGDCAVNPDPNVEQLADIALASAETAEQFGVEPRVAMLSYSTGGSGSGEAVDEVRQATELVRQRRPDLAVEGPIQYDAAVDASIAQSKMPGSSVAGQATVFIFPDLNTGNNTYKAVQQSSGAVAVGPVLQGLRKPVNDLSRGCTVEDIVNTVAITAIQAQAPAS